Proteins encoded in a region of the Balaenoptera musculus isolate JJ_BM4_2016_0621 chromosome 5, mBalMus1.pri.v3, whole genome shotgun sequence genome:
- the KIAA0232 gene encoding uncharacterized protein KIAA0232 homolog isoform X3, whose translation MRPICTVVVDGLPSESSSSSYPGPVSVSEMSLLHALGPVQTWLGQELEKCGIDAMIYTRYVLSLLLHDSYDYDLQEQENDIFLGWEKGAYKKWGKSKKKCSDLTLEEMKKQAAVQCLRSASDESSGIETLVEELCSRLKDLQSQQEEKIHKKLEGSPSPEAELSPTAKDQVEMYYEAFPPLSEKPVCLQEILTVWNKSAVCSYPSSSSSSTAPPASTDTSSPKDCNSEGELIKERSSDMPTTVHEKTQSKSQNEKENKFRNGTGEERPALYKKQIRHKPEGKMRPRSWSSGSSEGGSSSSGNQGELKASMKCVKVRHKAREIRNRKGRNGQSRLSLKHGEKAERSMHAGSSSSSSGSIKQLCKRGKRPLKEMGRKDAGSTEGRDLHLESRTDREYKEEPLWYTEPIAEYFVPLSRKSKLETTYRNRQDTSDLTSEAVEELSESVHGLCISNNNIHKTYLAAGTFIDGHFVEMPAVINEDIDLTGTSFCSLPEDNKYLDDIHLSELTHFYEVDIDQSMLDPGASETMQGESRILNMIRQKSKEKTDFEAECCIVLDGMELQGERAIWTDSTSSVGAEGLFLQDLGSLAQFWECCSSSSGDADGESFGGDSPIRLSPILDSTVLNPHLLAGNQELFSDINEGSGINSCFSVFEVQCSNSVLPFSFETLNLGNENTDSSANVLGKTQSRLLIWTKNSAFEENEHCSNLSTRTCSPWSHSEETRSDNETLNIQFEESTQFNADDMNYVVPRVSSNYVDEELLDFLQDETCQQNSRTLGEIPTLVFQKKSKLESVCGIQLEQKTENKTFETTQVCSESSPRGDGYSSGVIKDIWTKMADRNSVAVVEVERIDDELFSTDVNNCCCCLDAEAKMEPLQEPNKAVQRSEYRLWEGQKENPEKRAFVSGELSKVDGGDYTTPSKPWDVAQDKENSFILGGVYGELKTFNSDGEWAVVPPSHTKGSLLQCAASDVVTIAGTDVFMTPGNSFAPGHRQLWKPFVSFEQNDQPKSGENGLNKGFSFIFHEDLLGACGNFQVEDPGLEYSFSSFDLSNPFSQVLHVECSFEPEGIASFSPSFKPKSILCSDSDSEVLHPRICGVDRTQYRAIRISPRTHFRPISASELSPGGGSESEFESEKDEANIPIPSQVDAFEDPQADLKPLEEDAEKEGHYYGKSELESGKFLPRLKKSGMEKSAQTSLDSQEESAGILPVGKQNQCLECSLNESLEIDLESSEANCKIMAQCEEEINNFCSCKAGCQFPAYEDNPVSSGQLEEVSSVYEARCTGERNSGAKSNGFRRKMYSSASSASEDTGSEELRTAILLKIFFFQAVKFLAI comes from the exons GAGAATGACATCTTCCTGGGCTGGGAAAAAGGAGCTTATAAGAAATGGGGAAAGAGTAAGAAAAAGTGCTCAGATCTAActctagaagaaatgaaaaaacaggcTGCTGTCCAGTGTCTTCGATCTGCTTCTGATGAA AGCTCTGGTATCGAGACTTTAGTGGAGGAGCTCTGCTCCAGGCTGAAGGACCTGCAGAGCCAGCAAG AAGAGAAGATTCACAAAAAGTTAGAGGGGTCTCCCTCTCCAGAGGCAGAATTATCCCCTACAGCAAAGGATCAAGTGGAAAT GTACTATGAAGCATTTCCACCACTTTCTGAGAAACCAGTTTGCCTGCAAGAAATCCTGACTGTGTGGAACAAGTCTGCAGTCTGTTCTTACCCTAGCTCTTCTTCATCGTCCACAGCCCCACCAGCTAGCACAGACACGTCCTCCCCGAAGGACTGCAACAGCGAAGGTGAGCTCATCAAGGAGAGAAGCAGCGACATGCCCACCACCGTGCACGAGAAAACCCAGAGCAAGAGTCAAAACGAGAAGGAGAACAAATTTAGGAATGGCACAGGTGAAGAAAGGCCGGCTTTGTACAAAAAGCAAATCCGACATAAGCCTGAAGGAAAGATGCGCCCTCGCTCCTGGTCTTCCGGCTCCAGCGAAGGAGGCTCGAGCTCAAGTGGTAATCAGGGAGAGTTAAAAGCATCCATGAAGTGTGTGAAAGTGAGACACAAGGCACGAGAAATCCGAAACAGAAAAGGGCGGAATGGGCAGAGCAGGCTTTCACTGAAGCATGGCGAAAAGGCGGAAAGAAGCATGCATGccggaagcagcagcagcagcagtggttCCATCAAACAGCTGTGCAAGCGGGGTAAAAGGCCGCTGAAGGAGATGGGCAGGAAAGACGCCGGGAGCACTGAAGGAAGAGACCTGCACCTGGAGAGCAGAACCGACAGAGAGTACAAAGAGGAGCCGTTGTGGTATACCGAACCGATTGCTgagtattttgttcctttgagcAGAAAAAGTAAACTAGAGACCACATACCGAAACAGGCAAGATACAAGCGATCTGACCTCAGAAGCAGTAGAAGAATTGTCTGAATCAGTGCATGGTCTTTGTATCAGCAACaataatattcataaaacatACCTCGCAGCAGGTACTTTCATTGATGGTCATTTTGTAGAAATGCCTGCAGTTATAAATGAGGACATTGACCTCACTGGGACCTCATTCTGTTCTCTGCCGGAGGACAACAAATACTTGGATGATATTCATCTATCAGAATTAACGCACTTCTATGAAGTGGATATTGACCAATCCATGTTGGATCCTGGTGCCTCAGAAACAATGCAAGGAGAAAGTCGGATTTTGAATATGATTCgacaaaaaagcaaagagaaaacagattttgAGGCAGAATGTTGCATAGTGTTAGATGGAATGGAGTTGCAAGGGGAACGTGCAATATGGACAGATTCTACCAGCTCTGTGGGCGCTGAGGGCTTATTCCTGCAAGACCTTGGCAGTCTGGCTCAGTTCTGGGAGTGCTGTTCATCCAGCTCTGGCGATGCCGACGGAGAGAGTTTTGGAGGAGATTCTCCAATTAGACTCTCCCCGATCTTAGACAGCACAGTGCTCAATCCGCATTTGCTTGCTGGCAATCAAGAGCTCTTCTCAGATATTAATGAAGGATCTGGTATAAACTCTTGTTTTTCAGTGTTTGAAGTGCAATGCAGTAATTctgttttaccattttcttttgaaacactcaacttgggaaatgaaaatacagattctAGTGCTAATGTGCTTGGAAAAACACAGTCTAGATTACTAATATGGACCAAAAATAGTGCctttgaagaaaatgaacactGTTCTAATCTTTCAACAAGAACTTGTAGTCCATGGTCCCATTCAGAAGAAACACGTTCAGACAATGAGACATTAAACATTCAGTTTGAGGAATCCACACAGTTTAATGCAGACGATATGAATTATGTAGTTCCTAGAGTCTCGTCAAATTATGTAGATGAAGAACTTCTAGATTTTTTGCAAGATGAAACTTGCCAGCAAAACAGTAGAACTTTAGGAGAAATTCCGACATTagttttccaaaaaaaatctaaactagAATCTGTCTGTGGTATTCAGCtagaacaaaaaacagaaaacaaaacctttgAAACTACGCAAGTATGTAGTGAAAGCAGCCCACGTGGAGATGGCTACAGCTCAGGGGTTATTAAAGACATTTGGACAAAGATGGCAGATAGAAATTCTGTAGCTGTGGTGGAAGTAGAAAGGATTGATGATGAGTTGTTTTCGACAGATGTAAATAACTGCTGCTGCTGTTTGGACGCTGAAGCTAAAATGGAGCCCCTCCAGGAGCCTAATAAGGCTGTGCAGAGATCCGAATATCGTCTGTGGGAGGGACAGAAAGAGAACCCAGAGAAAAGAGCTTTTGTTTCTGGTGAGCTATCaaaggtggatggtggtgattaCACTACCCCCTCTAAACCTTGGGATGTGGCCCAAGATAAAGAGAACTCATTCATTCTTGGAGGAGTTTATGGAGAGCTCAAAACCTTTAATAGCGATGGGGAATGGGCAGTAGTACCACCCAGTCACACAAAAGGAAGTTTGTTACAGTGTGCAGCTTCTGACGTGGTGACAATAGCTGGTACAGATGTCTTTATGACCCCAGGAAACAGTTTTGCTCCTGGTCACAGGCAGTTATGGAAACCCTTCGTGTCATTTGAACAGAATGACCAGCCGAAGAGTGGGGAAAATGGATTGAATAAGGggttttcttttatcttccatGAAGACTTATTAGGAGCTTGTGGTAACTTTCAAGTTGAAGATCCTGGACTTGAATATTCATTCTCTTCCTTTGACTTAAGCAATCCATTTTCACAAGTTCTTCATGTAGAATGTTCATTTGAACCCGAAGGGATTGCATCTTTCAGTCCTAGTTTTAAACCGAAATCAATCCTCTGCTCTGATTCAGACAGTGAAGTTCTCCACCCCAGGATATGTGGCGTTGACAGAACACAATACAGGGCTATTCGGATCTCTCCTAGGACTCACTTTCGCCCTATTTCTGCATCTGAACTGTCCCCAGGAGGAGGAAGTGAGTCAGAatttgaatctgaaaaagatgaaGCAAATATCCCCATTCCTTCTCAAGTTGATGCATTTGAAGATCCACAGGCAGATCTCAAACCACTGGAAGAAGATGCAGAGAAGGAAGGCCATTACTATGGAAAATCAGAGCTTGAGTCTGGAAAATTCCTTCCCAGGTTAAAAAAATCTGGAATGGAAAAGAGTGCTCAAACATCACTGGATTCCCAGGAGGAATCAGCTGGGATTCTGCCAGTAGGAAAGCAGAATCAGTGTTTGGAATGTAGCCTGAATGAGTCTCTGGAAATCGATTTAGAAAGCTCAGAAGCAAATTGTAAAATAATGGCACAAtgtgaagaagaaattaataatttttgcaGTTGCAAAGCAGGTTGTCAGTTCCCTGCTTACGAAGATAATCCAGTTTCTTCAGGACAGCTGGAAGAG GTGTCTTCTGTTTATGAAGCAAGGTGCACAGGAGAGAGAAATTCTGGAGCAAAATCAAACGGCTTCCGCAGAAAGATGTACTCCAGTGCCAGCTCCGCCTCGGAGGACACGGGCTCGGAAG AGTTGAGGACAGCTATCctgttgaagatttttttttttcaagctgttAAATTCTTGGCTATTTGA
- the KIAA0232 gene encoding uncharacterized protein KIAA0232 homolog isoform X4, with the protein MRPICTVVVDGLPSESSSSSYPGPVSVSEMSLLHALGPVQTWLGQELEKCGIDAMIYTRYVLSLLLHDSYDYDLQEQENDIFLGWEKGAYKKWGKSKKKCSDLTLEEMKKQAAVQCLRSASDESSGIETLVEELCSRLKDLQSQQEEKIHKKLEGSPSPEAELSPTAKDQVEMYYEAFPPLSEKPVCLQEILTVWNKSAVCSYPSSSSSSTAPPASTDTSSPKDCNSEGELIKERSSDMPTTVHEKTQSKSQNEKENKFRNGTGEERPALYKKQIRHKPEGKMRPRSWSSGSSEGGSSSSGNQGELKASMKCVKVRHKAREIRNRKGRNGQSRLSLKHGEKAERSMHAGSSSSSSGSIKQLCKRGKRPLKEMGRKDAGSTEGRDLHLESRTDREYKEEPLWYTEPIAEYFVPLSRKSKLETTYRNRQDTSDLTSEAVEELSESVHGLCISNNNIHKTYLAAGTFIDGHFVEMPAVINEDIDLTGTSFCSLPEDNKYLDDIHLSELTHFYEVDIDQSMLDPGASETMQGESRILNMIRQKSKEKTDFEAECCIVLDGMELQGERAIWTDSTSSVGAEGLFLQDLGSLAQFWECCSSSSGDADGESFGGDSPIRLSPILDSTVLNPHLLAGNQELFSDINEGSGINSCFSVFEVQCSNSVLPFSFETLNLGNENTDSSANVLGKTQSRLLIWTKNSAFEENEHCSNLSTRTCSPWSHSEETRSDNETLNIQFEESTQFNADDMNYVVPRVSSNYVDEELLDFLQDETCQQNSRTLGEIPTLVFQKKSKLESVCGIQLEQKTENKTFETTQVCSESSPRGDGYSSGVIKDIWTKMADRNSVAVVEVERIDDELFSTDVNNCCCCLDAEAKMEPLQEPNKAVQRSEYRLWEGQKENPEKRAFVSGELSKVDGGDYTTPSKPWDVAQDKENSFILGGVYGELKTFNSDGEWAVVPPSHTKGSLLQCAASDVVTIAGTDVFMTPGNSFAPGHRQLWKPFVSFEQNDQPKSGENGLNKGFSFIFHEDLLGACGNFQVEDPGLEYSFSSFDLSNPFSQVLHVECSFEPEGIASFSPSFKPKSILCSDSDSEVLHPRICGVDRTQYRAIRISPRTHFRPISASELSPGGGSESEFESEKDEANIPIPSQVDAFEDPQADLKPLEEDAEKEGHYYGKSELESGKFLPRLKKSGMEKSAQTSLDSQEESAGILPVGKQNQCLECSLNESLEIDLESSEANCKIMAQCEEEINNFCSCKAGCQFPAYEDNPVSSGQLEEFPVLNTDVQGINRSQEKQTWWEKALYSPLFPASECEGVFCL; encoded by the exons GAGAATGACATCTTCCTGGGCTGGGAAAAAGGAGCTTATAAGAAATGGGGAAAGAGTAAGAAAAAGTGCTCAGATCTAActctagaagaaatgaaaaaacaggcTGCTGTCCAGTGTCTTCGATCTGCTTCTGATGAA AGCTCTGGTATCGAGACTTTAGTGGAGGAGCTCTGCTCCAGGCTGAAGGACCTGCAGAGCCAGCAAG AAGAGAAGATTCACAAAAAGTTAGAGGGGTCTCCCTCTCCAGAGGCAGAATTATCCCCTACAGCAAAGGATCAAGTGGAAAT GTACTATGAAGCATTTCCACCACTTTCTGAGAAACCAGTTTGCCTGCAAGAAATCCTGACTGTGTGGAACAAGTCTGCAGTCTGTTCTTACCCTAGCTCTTCTTCATCGTCCACAGCCCCACCAGCTAGCACAGACACGTCCTCCCCGAAGGACTGCAACAGCGAAGGTGAGCTCATCAAGGAGAGAAGCAGCGACATGCCCACCACCGTGCACGAGAAAACCCAGAGCAAGAGTCAAAACGAGAAGGAGAACAAATTTAGGAATGGCACAGGTGAAGAAAGGCCGGCTTTGTACAAAAAGCAAATCCGACATAAGCCTGAAGGAAAGATGCGCCCTCGCTCCTGGTCTTCCGGCTCCAGCGAAGGAGGCTCGAGCTCAAGTGGTAATCAGGGAGAGTTAAAAGCATCCATGAAGTGTGTGAAAGTGAGACACAAGGCACGAGAAATCCGAAACAGAAAAGGGCGGAATGGGCAGAGCAGGCTTTCACTGAAGCATGGCGAAAAGGCGGAAAGAAGCATGCATGccggaagcagcagcagcagcagtggttCCATCAAACAGCTGTGCAAGCGGGGTAAAAGGCCGCTGAAGGAGATGGGCAGGAAAGACGCCGGGAGCACTGAAGGAAGAGACCTGCACCTGGAGAGCAGAACCGACAGAGAGTACAAAGAGGAGCCGTTGTGGTATACCGAACCGATTGCTgagtattttgttcctttgagcAGAAAAAGTAAACTAGAGACCACATACCGAAACAGGCAAGATACAAGCGATCTGACCTCAGAAGCAGTAGAAGAATTGTCTGAATCAGTGCATGGTCTTTGTATCAGCAACaataatattcataaaacatACCTCGCAGCAGGTACTTTCATTGATGGTCATTTTGTAGAAATGCCTGCAGTTATAAATGAGGACATTGACCTCACTGGGACCTCATTCTGTTCTCTGCCGGAGGACAACAAATACTTGGATGATATTCATCTATCAGAATTAACGCACTTCTATGAAGTGGATATTGACCAATCCATGTTGGATCCTGGTGCCTCAGAAACAATGCAAGGAGAAAGTCGGATTTTGAATATGATTCgacaaaaaagcaaagagaaaacagattttgAGGCAGAATGTTGCATAGTGTTAGATGGAATGGAGTTGCAAGGGGAACGTGCAATATGGACAGATTCTACCAGCTCTGTGGGCGCTGAGGGCTTATTCCTGCAAGACCTTGGCAGTCTGGCTCAGTTCTGGGAGTGCTGTTCATCCAGCTCTGGCGATGCCGACGGAGAGAGTTTTGGAGGAGATTCTCCAATTAGACTCTCCCCGATCTTAGACAGCACAGTGCTCAATCCGCATTTGCTTGCTGGCAATCAAGAGCTCTTCTCAGATATTAATGAAGGATCTGGTATAAACTCTTGTTTTTCAGTGTTTGAAGTGCAATGCAGTAATTctgttttaccattttcttttgaaacactcaacttgggaaatgaaaatacagattctAGTGCTAATGTGCTTGGAAAAACACAGTCTAGATTACTAATATGGACCAAAAATAGTGCctttgaagaaaatgaacactGTTCTAATCTTTCAACAAGAACTTGTAGTCCATGGTCCCATTCAGAAGAAACACGTTCAGACAATGAGACATTAAACATTCAGTTTGAGGAATCCACACAGTTTAATGCAGACGATATGAATTATGTAGTTCCTAGAGTCTCGTCAAATTATGTAGATGAAGAACTTCTAGATTTTTTGCAAGATGAAACTTGCCAGCAAAACAGTAGAACTTTAGGAGAAATTCCGACATTagttttccaaaaaaaatctaaactagAATCTGTCTGTGGTATTCAGCtagaacaaaaaacagaaaacaaaacctttgAAACTACGCAAGTATGTAGTGAAAGCAGCCCACGTGGAGATGGCTACAGCTCAGGGGTTATTAAAGACATTTGGACAAAGATGGCAGATAGAAATTCTGTAGCTGTGGTGGAAGTAGAAAGGATTGATGATGAGTTGTTTTCGACAGATGTAAATAACTGCTGCTGCTGTTTGGACGCTGAAGCTAAAATGGAGCCCCTCCAGGAGCCTAATAAGGCTGTGCAGAGATCCGAATATCGTCTGTGGGAGGGACAGAAAGAGAACCCAGAGAAAAGAGCTTTTGTTTCTGGTGAGCTATCaaaggtggatggtggtgattaCACTACCCCCTCTAAACCTTGGGATGTGGCCCAAGATAAAGAGAACTCATTCATTCTTGGAGGAGTTTATGGAGAGCTCAAAACCTTTAATAGCGATGGGGAATGGGCAGTAGTACCACCCAGTCACACAAAAGGAAGTTTGTTACAGTGTGCAGCTTCTGACGTGGTGACAATAGCTGGTACAGATGTCTTTATGACCCCAGGAAACAGTTTTGCTCCTGGTCACAGGCAGTTATGGAAACCCTTCGTGTCATTTGAACAGAATGACCAGCCGAAGAGTGGGGAAAATGGATTGAATAAGGggttttcttttatcttccatGAAGACTTATTAGGAGCTTGTGGTAACTTTCAAGTTGAAGATCCTGGACTTGAATATTCATTCTCTTCCTTTGACTTAAGCAATCCATTTTCACAAGTTCTTCATGTAGAATGTTCATTTGAACCCGAAGGGATTGCATCTTTCAGTCCTAGTTTTAAACCGAAATCAATCCTCTGCTCTGATTCAGACAGTGAAGTTCTCCACCCCAGGATATGTGGCGTTGACAGAACACAATACAGGGCTATTCGGATCTCTCCTAGGACTCACTTTCGCCCTATTTCTGCATCTGAACTGTCCCCAGGAGGAGGAAGTGAGTCAGAatttgaatctgaaaaagatgaaGCAAATATCCCCATTCCTTCTCAAGTTGATGCATTTGAAGATCCACAGGCAGATCTCAAACCACTGGAAGAAGATGCAGAGAAGGAAGGCCATTACTATGGAAAATCAGAGCTTGAGTCTGGAAAATTCCTTCCCAGGTTAAAAAAATCTGGAATGGAAAAGAGTGCTCAAACATCACTGGATTCCCAGGAGGAATCAGCTGGGATTCTGCCAGTAGGAAAGCAGAATCAGTGTTTGGAATGTAGCCTGAATGAGTCTCTGGAAATCGATTTAGAAAGCTCAGAAGCAAATTGTAAAATAATGGCACAAtgtgaagaagaaattaataatttttgcaGTTGCAAAGCAGGTTGTCAGTTCCCTGCTTACGAAGATAATCCAGTTTCTTCAGGACAGCTGGAAGAG TTTCCTGTATTGAACACTGATGTACAAGGAATAAATAGAAGTCAAGAAAAACAGACCTGGTGGGAAAAAGCCTTGTACTCTCCTCTTTTTCCTGCCTCAGAATGTGAAG GTGTCTTCTGTTTATGA